From a region of the Streptomyces sp. NBC_01454 genome:
- a CDS encoding 5'-3' exonuclease: MLLDTASLYFRAYFGVPESVKAPDGTPVNAVRGLLDFIARLVQDHHPDDLVACMDFDWRPQWRVDLIPSYKAHRVAEEAPAGSAEPDEEEVPDTLSPQVPVIEEVLDALGIARVGAAGYEADDVIGTLTAQATGPVDIVTGDRDLFQLVDDRRGIRILYPLKGVGTLQLTDEALLRAKYGVDGPGYADLALLRGDPSDGLPGVPGIGEKTAAKLLATYGDLAGIMAAADDPASKVTPAQRTRLLESRPYLAVAPKVVKVATDVPVPALDHALPTEPADPERLEALAARWGLGGALQRLLLTLRP; encoded by the coding sequence ATGCTTCTCGACACCGCCTCGCTCTACTTCCGCGCCTATTTCGGGGTACCGGAATCGGTCAAGGCCCCGGACGGCACTCCCGTGAACGCCGTGCGCGGACTGCTGGACTTCATCGCCCGGCTCGTCCAGGACCACCACCCCGACGACCTGGTCGCGTGCATGGACTTCGACTGGCGCCCGCAGTGGCGGGTCGACCTGATCCCCTCGTACAAGGCGCACCGGGTCGCCGAGGAGGCCCCCGCCGGGTCCGCGGAGCCCGACGAGGAGGAGGTCCCCGACACCCTCTCGCCGCAGGTCCCGGTCATCGAGGAGGTCCTGGACGCCCTGGGCATCGCCCGTGTCGGCGCGGCCGGTTACGAGGCCGACGACGTCATCGGCACCCTGACCGCCCAGGCGACGGGGCCGGTGGACATCGTCACCGGCGACCGCGACCTCTTCCAGCTCGTCGACGACCGGCGCGGTATCCGCATCCTGTATCCGCTCAAGGGCGTCGGCACCCTCCAGCTCACCGACGAGGCGCTGCTGCGCGCGAAGTACGGCGTGGACGGCCCCGGTTACGCCGATCTGGCGCTGCTGCGCGGCGACCCCAGCGACGGCCTGCCCGGTGTGCCCGGCATCGGCGAGAAGACCGCCGCCAAGCTGCTGGCCACCTACGGCGACCTGGCGGGCATCATGGCCGCCGCCGACGACCCGGCCTCGAAGGTGACCCCCGCCCAGCGCACCCGGCTGCTGGAGTCCCGCCCCTACCTGGCGGTCGCCCCGAAGGTCGTGAAGGTGGCCACCGACGTGCCCGTCCCCGCTCTCGACCACGCCCTCCCCACGGAGCCGGCCGACCCCGAGCGGCTGGAGGCGCTGGCCGCGCGGTGGGGTCTGGGCGGGGCGCTGCAGCGACTGCTCCTCACGCTCCGCCCGTGA
- a CDS encoding TDT family transporter, with translation MATLAHAPSRTTTGSGAPGSGTPGPARSVRHLGPNWYAAVMGTAIVANAGAVLPFTAAAPRIACQAVWALSALMLLTLTAARGVHWARHGDQARRHLLDPAVAPFYGCTAMALLAVGAGTLAVGREVIGEPAALAADAVLWSLGTLIGLAAAAAVPYLMVTRHRIDPGSASPVWLLPLVAPMVSAATGPALVPHLPAGPWQQTLLLACYALFGMSLLATLLVLPLVVSRLIHHGPLPLALTPTLFLVLGPLGQSTTAVTNLAHLAPGVVSAPLAHAMAAFAVLYGVPVMGFALLWLVLATAMVVRAFRHGMGFSMTWWGFTFPLGTCVTGAAGLAGQTGLGVFDGLAAVLYASLVTAVAVAFTRTALGLARGTLPAPPRPVAP, from the coding sequence ATGGCAACCCTTGCGCACGCACCTTCCCGTACCACCACCGGCTCCGGCGCCCCCGGTTCCGGCACCCCCGGTCCCGCACGCTCGGTCCGCCATCTCGGTCCCAACTGGTATGCCGCCGTCATGGGGACGGCGATCGTCGCCAACGCCGGCGCGGTCCTGCCGTTCACCGCGGCCGCGCCCCGGATCGCCTGCCAGGCCGTCTGGGCACTGTCGGCGCTGATGCTGCTGACCTTGACGGCCGCCCGGGGTGTGCACTGGGCCCGCCACGGGGACCAGGCGCGCCGCCATCTGCTGGACCCGGCGGTCGCCCCCTTCTACGGCTGTACGGCGATGGCACTGCTGGCGGTCGGCGCCGGCACGCTGGCCGTGGGCCGGGAGGTCATCGGCGAGCCCGCGGCCCTCGCCGCCGACGCCGTCCTGTGGAGCCTGGGCACCCTCATCGGCCTCGCGGCGGCCGCGGCGGTCCCGTATCTGATGGTGACCCGGCACCGCATCGACCCCGGCAGCGCCTCCCCCGTCTGGCTGCTGCCGCTGGTCGCCCCCATGGTCTCGGCGGCGACGGGCCCGGCCCTGGTCCCGCATCTGCCGGCCGGCCCGTGGCAGCAGACCCTGCTGTTGGCCTGCTACGCGCTGTTCGGGATGTCCCTGCTGGCCACACTGCTGGTGCTGCCGCTCGTGGTGTCCCGGCTGATCCACCACGGCCCGCTCCCGCTCGCCCTGACCCCCACGCTGTTCCTCGTCCTCGGCCCGCTGGGCCAGTCCACCACGGCGGTCACCAACCTCGCCCACCTCGCCCCGGGCGTCGTGAGCGCGCCCCTGGCACACGCCATGGCTGCCTTCGCGGTGCTCTACGGCGTCCCGGTGATGGGCTTCGCGCTGCTGTGGCTCGTGCTCGCGACGGCGATGGTGGTCCGCGCGTTCCGCCACGGCATGGGCTTCTCGATGACCTGGTGGGGCTTCACCTTCCCCCTGGGGACCTGTGTCACGGGGGCGGCGGGCCTGGCCGGGCAGACCGGTCTCGGCGTCTTCGACGGGCTCGCGGCGGTCCTCTACGCCTCGCTCGTGACCGCGGTCGCGGTGGCCTTCACCCGCACCGCCCTCGGTCTGGCCCGCGGCACTCTGCCGGCGCCGCCCCGGCCGGTGGCCCCGTAG
- a CDS encoding LysR family transcriptional regulator, giving the protein MRAEEDEPVVSLAHRVPDLGALELLLAVARLGSLGRAARAQGISQPAASSRIRSMERQLGVGLLERSPRGSRLTDAGALVTDWARRVVEAAEAFDAGAQALRGQRDSRLRVAASMTIAEYLLPGWLIALRAQRPGTAVSLLAGNSRAVAERLLTGAADLGFVEGLEVPAGLDGTVIGHDRLLVVAAPSHPWARRRTQLTAAELAATPLILRERGSGTRAVLDAALARHGGLAAPLLELASTTAVKAAVVSEAAPSVLSELAVGEELTARRLVEIPVGGLRLGRELRAVWPAGQRPVGPARQLLGLTRAAA; this is encoded by the coding sequence GTGAGGGCCGAGGAGGACGAGCCGGTCGTGTCGCTGGCGCACCGGGTACCGGATCTCGGCGCGCTGGAGCTGCTGCTCGCCGTCGCCCGGCTCGGCAGTCTGGGGCGGGCCGCCCGTGCGCAGGGCATCAGCCAGCCCGCCGCCAGCAGCCGGATCCGGTCCATGGAGCGGCAGTTGGGGGTCGGGCTGCTCGAACGCTCGCCGCGCGGCTCCCGGCTGACGGACGCCGGGGCGCTGGTGACGGACTGGGCGCGGCGGGTGGTGGAGGCGGCCGAGGCGTTCGACGCGGGGGCGCAGGCCCTGCGCGGGCAGCGCGATTCGCGGCTGCGGGTCGCGGCCAGCATGACGATCGCCGAGTATCTGCTGCCGGGGTGGCTGATCGCGCTGCGCGCCCAGCGGCCCGGGACCGCCGTCTCGCTGCTCGCCGGCAATTCCCGCGCGGTCGCCGAACGGCTGCTGACGGGCGCGGCCGACCTCGGTTTCGTGGAGGGGCTGGAGGTACCGGCGGGGCTGGACGGGACGGTCATCGGGCACGACCGGCTGCTCGTGGTGGCCGCGCCGTCCCACCCCTGGGCCCGGCGGCGTACGCAGCTGACCGCCGCCGAACTCGCCGCCACCCCGCTGATCCTGCGCGAGCGCGGTTCGGGGACCCGGGCGGTGCTGGACGCGGCGCTGGCCCGCCACGGCGGCCTGGCCGCGCCGCTCCTCGAACTCGCCTCGACCACCGCCGTGAAGGCGGCGGTGGTGAGCGAGGCGGCACCGTCCGTCCTGAGTGAACTCGCCGTCGGTGAGGAGCTGACCGCGCGCCGGCTGGTGGAGATTCCGGTCGGCGGGCTGCGGCTGGGACGGGAGCTGCGCGCCGTGTGGCCGGCCGGTCAGCGCCCGGTGGGCCCGGCCCGCCAGCTGCTGGGACTGACCCGCGCGGCGGCCTGA
- a CDS encoding ABC transporter permease/substrate binding protein, with translation MPRIPIGSWADDAVNWLRDNLDWLFTLITKVLNGLYDAIHTVLSGPEPLLLAGILAVLAWWLRGLPAAVLTFLGFALIESVEQWGPTIESLSLVLVACLITVVIAVPLGIWAARSRVVGGALRPVLDLMQTMPAMVYLIPGILFFGLGVVPGIVATIVFSMPPAVRMTELGIRQVDEELVEAAEAFGTHPRSTLFRVQLPLALPTIMAGINQVIMLALSMVVIAGMVGGGGLGASVYNAISSVDVALGAEAGLAVVILAMYLDRMTGALNQRVSPLGRRALAKAQAALGGWKFLHWRPATSVAMVGVVVLALLAGGMSYFGKAGSGSGGGNGRPISLGYVNWDEGKATTYLWKEILEERGYKPKVQALEAGPLFAGQARGDIDVQTNAWLPTTHASYWKKYKNKLEDLGAWYDKTSLEIAVPSYMKDITSLDDLKGKAGEFGGKITGIEPGAGEMKILKDKVLKDYGLGGEYKVQESSTASMLSELDRSIHAKKPIAVTLWSPHWAYDKYKLTKLKDPKGSFGSGDGLHMLGRKGFAKDEPQVAKWMKNFHLDEKQLTSLESDIKSAGDGHEQDGVRTWLKKNPGLVDKVAPSADASYAKGKDAGKAPNIGYPAWDEGIATTYLWKNVLEKRGYQPNIRNLDVGPMWTGLSTGQIDVETDGWLPVAQKQYWDKYKKDLVDVGAWYDKTSLEIAVPSYVKGVKTLDDLRKHKDEFGGKIIGIEPGTGEMKRLKDTVAPAYGLKGFDVTSAGTSAMLTELDRAYHKKEPIAVVLWSPHWAYSKYKLTKLADPQGTWGANNQIKTLGNKSFPKKFPEFAGWLKNWKMDAEQLGSLEKDIQDAGKGNENKGVEKWIGDHPGIVDKMAPVK, from the coding sequence GTGCCTAGGATCCCGATAGGCAGCTGGGCCGATGACGCCGTCAACTGGCTCCGCGACAACCTCGACTGGCTGTTCACCCTCATCACGAAGGTGCTGAACGGCCTCTACGACGCCATTCACACGGTCCTGTCCGGGCCCGAACCGCTGCTGCTGGCCGGCATCCTCGCGGTGCTCGCGTGGTGGCTGCGCGGGCTGCCGGCCGCCGTGCTCACCTTCCTCGGCTTCGCGCTGATCGAGTCGGTCGAGCAGTGGGGCCCGACCATCGAGTCGCTCTCCCTGGTGCTGGTGGCCTGTCTGATCACCGTCGTGATCGCCGTGCCGCTCGGTATCTGGGCGGCCCGCAGCCGGGTCGTCGGCGGGGCGCTGCGCCCGGTCCTGGACCTGATGCAGACGATGCCGGCGATGGTCTACCTCATCCCCGGCATCCTCTTCTTCGGCCTCGGCGTGGTGCCCGGCATCGTCGCCACCATCGTCTTCTCCATGCCGCCCGCGGTCCGGATGACCGAGCTCGGCATCCGGCAGGTCGACGAGGAGCTGGTCGAGGCGGCCGAGGCGTTCGGCACCCACCCGCGGAGCACGCTCTTCCGGGTGCAGCTGCCCCTGGCCCTGCCCACGATCATGGCCGGTATCAACCAGGTCATCATGCTGGCGCTGTCCATGGTCGTCATCGCCGGCATGGTCGGCGGCGGCGGCCTCGGCGCGTCCGTCTACAACGCGATCAGCTCGGTCGACGTGGCGCTCGGCGCCGAGGCCGGACTCGCGGTCGTCATTCTCGCCATGTACCTGGACCGGATGACCGGCGCGCTCAACCAGCGGGTCTCCCCGCTCGGCCGGCGCGCGCTGGCCAAGGCGCAGGCGGCGCTCGGCGGGTGGAAGTTCCTGCACTGGCGGCCCGCCACCTCCGTGGCGATGGTCGGGGTGGTCGTCCTCGCGCTGCTCGCCGGCGGGATGAGCTACTTCGGCAAGGCCGGCTCCGGCTCCGGCGGCGGCAACGGCCGGCCGATCAGCCTCGGCTACGTCAACTGGGACGAGGGCAAGGCCACCACGTACCTGTGGAAGGAGATCCTGGAGGAGCGGGGCTACAAGCCCAAGGTCCAGGCCCTGGAGGCCGGCCCGCTGTTCGCCGGGCAGGCCCGCGGTGACATCGACGTCCAGACCAACGCCTGGCTGCCGACCACCCACGCCTCGTACTGGAAGAAGTACAAGAACAAGCTGGAGGACCTCGGCGCCTGGTACGACAAGACCTCGCTGGAGATCGCGGTCCCGTCGTACATGAAGGACATCACGTCCCTCGACGACCTCAAGGGCAAGGCCGGCGAGTTCGGCGGCAAGATCACCGGCATTGAGCCGGGCGCCGGCGAGATGAAGATCCTCAAGGACAAGGTCCTCAAGGACTACGGCCTGGGCGGCGAGTACAAGGTCCAGGAGTCCAGCACCGCGTCGATGCTCAGCGAGCTGGACCGCTCGATCCACGCCAAGAAGCCGATCGCCGTCACGCTGTGGTCGCCGCACTGGGCGTACGACAAGTACAAGCTCACCAAGCTCAAGGACCCCAAGGGCTCCTTCGGTTCCGGAGACGGCCTGCACATGCTGGGCCGCAAGGGCTTCGCCAAGGACGAGCCCCAGGTCGCCAAGTGGATGAAGAACTTCCACCTGGACGAGAAGCAGCTCACCAGCCTCGAGAGCGACATCAAGAGCGCCGGTGACGGCCATGAGCAGGACGGGGTGCGCACCTGGCTCAAGAAGAACCCCGGCCTGGTCGACAAGGTCGCGCCGTCCGCCGACGCCTCCTACGCCAAGGGCAAGGACGCGGGCAAGGCCCCGAACATCGGCTACCCCGCCTGGGACGAGGGCATCGCCACCACGTACCTGTGGAAGAACGTCCTGGAGAAGCGCGGCTACCAGCCGAACATCCGCAACCTCGACGTCGGGCCGATGTGGACCGGGCTGTCCACGGGCCAGATCGATGTGGAGACCGACGGCTGGCTGCCGGTGGCGCAGAAACAGTACTGGGACAAGTACAAGAAGGATCTCGTCGACGTCGGGGCCTGGTACGACAAGACCTCGCTGGAGATCGCGGTCCCGTCCTACGTCAAGGGCGTCAAGACCCTCGACGATCTGCGCAAGCACAAGGACGAGTTCGGCGGCAAGATCATCGGGATCGAGCCCGGCACCGGCGAGATGAAGCGCCTCAAGGACACCGTCGCCCCGGCGTACGGCCTCAAGGGCTTCGACGTCACCTCGGCCGGCACCAGCGCCATGCTGACGGAGCTGGACCGGGCGTACCACAAGAAGGAGCCCATCGCCGTGGTGCTGTGGTCGCCGCACTGGGCCTACAGCAAGTACAAGCTCACCAAGCTCGCGGATCCCCAGGGCACCTGGGGCGCCAACAACCAGATCAAGACACTCGGCAACAAGAGCTTCCCGAAGAAGTTCCCGGAGTTCGCCGGCTGGCTGAAGAACTGGAAGATGGACGCCGAACAGCTCGGCAGCCTGGAGAAGGACATCCAGGACGCCGGCAAGGGCAACGAGAACAAGGGCGTCGAGAAGTGGATCGGTGACCACCCGGGCATCGTCGACAAGATGGCGCCGGTGAAGTAG
- a CDS encoding helical backbone metal receptor: MTGPRSPRRVVSLVPSLTEAVVACAPELLVGVTDWCSHPAGLDATRIGGTKNPDLGAIAALAPGLVLANEEENRPQDLAALRAAGAKVLVTEVRTLDQAWHELTRVLVDGCGLPRPGWLADAEDAWRELPAPAAQRTAVVPIWRRPWRVLGRDTFAGDLLARLGVRNRYAGHAERYPRVAPEDLRTAGADLVVLPDEPYRFTADDGPEAFPALPAALVSGRHLTWYGPSLVEAPAVLAEALAAAR; encoded by the coding sequence ATGACCGGTCCTCGTTCCCCCCGGCGCGTGGTGTCCCTGGTGCCCTCTCTCACCGAGGCGGTGGTCGCCTGCGCGCCCGAGCTGCTGGTCGGGGTCACCGACTGGTGCAGCCACCCCGCCGGGCTCGACGCCACCCGCATCGGCGGCACCAAGAATCCCGACCTCGGCGCGATCGCCGCGCTGGCGCCCGGACTGGTCCTCGCCAACGAGGAGGAGAACCGTCCGCAGGATCTGGCCGCGCTCCGCGCCGCGGGGGCAAAGGTCCTGGTCACCGAGGTGCGGACGCTGGACCAGGCGTGGCATGAGCTGACCCGGGTGCTGGTGGACGGCTGCGGGCTGCCCCGGCCCGGGTGGCTGGCGGACGCCGAGGACGCCTGGCGGGAGCTGCCGGCCCCGGCCGCGCAGCGGACGGCCGTGGTGCCCATCTGGCGCCGGCCGTGGAGGGTGCTGGGCCGGGACACCTTCGCCGGCGACCTCCTCGCACGGCTCGGGGTGCGCAACCGGTACGCGGGCCATGCCGAGCGCTATCCCCGGGTCGCGCCGGAGGACCTCCGCACCGCCGGCGCCGATCTCGTGGTGCTGCCCGACGAGCCGTACCGCTTCACCGCCGACGACGGCCCCGAGGCGTTTCCCGCCCTGCCCGCGGCGCTGGTCAGCGGCCGGCATCTGACCTGGTACGGGCCGTCGCTGGTGGAGGCGCCCGCGGTGCTGGCCGAGGCGCTGGCGGCGGCCCGCTGA
- a CDS encoding siderophore-interacting protein, whose product MAAERPSRQKPVVHHARVQRTERLTPHMVRVVLGEVGPGEFAPGEFSDHYIKLLFPVPGVEYPEPFDIARIRAEFPRNRWPRTRTYTVRAWDAGTGELTVDFVVHGDEGLAGPWAAAARPGDEIRFLGPGGAYVPEAGADWHLLAGDESALPAIAASLGRMPAGVPVHAFIEVADAQEHQDLPAPAGARIHWLHRGDAPVGRELVAAVSAWEFPAGQVQAFVHGEAGFVKELRRLLRVEREIPREALSISGYWRAGHDEDGWQASKRDWNQRVEAEQESPAATTS is encoded by the coding sequence GTGGCTGCAGAGCGTCCGTCCCGCCAGAAGCCCGTCGTGCACCACGCCCGGGTGCAGCGCACCGAGCGGCTCACCCCCCACATGGTCCGCGTGGTGCTGGGCGAGGTGGGGCCGGGGGAGTTCGCGCCGGGCGAGTTCTCCGACCACTACATCAAGCTGCTCTTCCCGGTGCCCGGCGTGGAGTACCCCGAGCCGTTCGACATCGCCCGGATCCGTGCCGAGTTCCCACGCAACCGGTGGCCCAGGACGCGTACCTACACCGTCCGCGCCTGGGATGCCGGCACCGGTGAACTGACCGTGGACTTCGTGGTGCACGGCGACGAGGGCCTGGCCGGCCCCTGGGCGGCCGCGGCACGGCCGGGCGACGAGATCCGCTTCCTCGGCCCCGGCGGCGCCTATGTCCCGGAGGCCGGCGCCGACTGGCATCTGCTGGCGGGCGACGAGAGCGCCCTGCCGGCCATCGCGGCCTCCCTCGGCCGGATGCCCGCGGGGGTGCCGGTGCACGCCTTCATCGAGGTGGCGGACGCCCAGGAGCACCAGGACCTGCCGGCCCCGGCGGGCGCCCGGATCCACTGGCTCCACCGCGGTGACGCCCCCGTCGGCCGCGAACTGGTCGCGGCCGTCAGCGCGTGGGAGTTCCCGGCCGGCCAGGTCCAGGCGTTCGTGCACGGCGAGGCCGGCTTCGTGAAGGAGCTGCGCCGGCTGCTGCGCGTCGAGCGGGAGATCCCCCGCGAGGCACTGTCCATCTCCGGCTACTGGCGCGCCGGGCACGACGAGGACGGCTGGCAGGCCTCCAAGCGGGACTGGAACCAGCGCGTCGAGGCCGAGCAGGAGTCCCCGGCGGCGACGACCTCCTGA
- a CDS encoding amino acid permease, whose amino-acid sequence MSLDKHATDPDQEHHTPQLSSDEERLHQLGYAQELARSMSAFSNFAVSFSIISVLSGCLTLYGFGMNTGGPALITWGWPLVGTMTLFVGLAMAEVCSSYPTAGGLYYWAAKLAPSRGPAWSWFTGWFNFLGQVAVTAGVDFGAASFLNALLDLQFGFTATPAHTIMLFGLVLLAHGLLNTLGVKLVSLLNNVSVWWHVFGVLVIVGALVVVPSKHQSASYVFTHVVNNTGWHSSLYVGLLGLLLAQYTFTGYDASAHMTEETHDAAKAGPRGIVMSILVSLVAGWILLVGITFAIQDYDGALNSKTGVPPAQIFIDALGSTGGKLLLLIAIGAQFFCGMASVTANSRMIYAFSRDGALPGSRLWHRINKRTKTPTNAVWLSAGGAFLLGLPYLWNTTAYAAVTSIAVIGLYIAYVLPIFLRLLQGDRFERGPWHLGRWSKIVGIIAVGWTLVISVLFMLPTSSPVTADTFNYTPLAVLVVLGFAGIWWLVSARKWFTGPKVQGSAEELAAIEHELDI is encoded by the coding sequence GTGTCACTCGACAAGCACGCGACGGACCCAGACCAGGAACATCACACTCCGCAGCTCTCCAGCGACGAAGAGCGCCTCCACCAACTCGGTTACGCTCAGGAACTCGCCCGCTCCATGTCGGCGTTCTCCAACTTCGCCGTCTCGTTCAGCATCATCTCGGTCCTCTCCGGCTGTCTGACGCTGTACGGCTTCGGCATGAACACCGGGGGACCCGCTCTGATCACCTGGGGCTGGCCGCTGGTCGGCACCATGACCCTGTTCGTGGGCCTGGCGATGGCCGAGGTCTGCTCCAGCTACCCGACAGCGGGCGGCCTGTACTACTGGGCGGCGAAGCTGGCCCCCTCGCGCGGCCCGGCCTGGTCCTGGTTCACCGGCTGGTTCAACTTCCTCGGCCAGGTCGCGGTGACCGCGGGCGTCGACTTCGGGGCCGCGTCCTTCCTGAACGCGCTGCTGGACCTGCAGTTCGGCTTCACCGCCACCCCGGCACACACCATCATGCTGTTCGGACTGGTCCTGCTGGCGCACGGCCTGCTGAACACCCTCGGCGTGAAGCTGGTCTCCCTGCTCAACAACGTCAGCGTGTGGTGGCACGTCTTCGGTGTGCTGGTCATCGTGGGCGCGTTGGTCGTCGTGCCGTCGAAGCACCAGTCCGCCTCCTACGTCTTCACGCACGTCGTCAACAACACCGGCTGGCACTCCAGCCTCTACGTCGGGCTGCTGGGACTGCTGCTCGCGCAGTACACCTTCACCGGCTACGACGCCTCGGCACATATGACCGAGGAGACCCACGACGCGGCGAAGGCCGGGCCGCGCGGCATCGTGATGTCGATCCTCGTCTCGCTGGTCGCCGGCTGGATCCTGCTGGTCGGCATCACCTTCGCCATCCAGGACTACGACGGCGCACTGAACAGCAAGACCGGCGTCCCCCCGGCGCAGATCTTCATCGACGCCCTCGGCAGCACCGGCGGCAAGCTGCTCCTGCTGATCGCCATCGGCGCCCAGTTCTTCTGCGGCATGGCGTCGGTCACCGCCAACTCGCGCATGATCTACGCCTTCTCCCGGGACGGCGCGCTGCCCGGCTCCCGGCTGTGGCACCGCATCAACAAGCGGACCAAGACCCCGACCAACGCGGTCTGGCTGTCCGCCGGCGGTGCCTTCCTGCTGGGCCTGCCCTACCTGTGGAACACCACGGCGTACGCGGCCGTCACCTCGATCGCCGTGATCGGCCTGTACATCGCCTACGTCCTGCCCATCTTCCTCCGCCTGCTGCAGGGCGACCGGTTCGAGCGCGGCCCGTGGCACCTCGGCCGCTGGAGCAAGATCGTCGGCATCATCGCCGTCGGCTGGACCCTGGTCATCTCCGTACTCTTCATGCTCCCGACGAGCAGCCCGGTCACGGCGGACACCTTCAACTACACCCCGCTCGCCGTCCTCGTCGTCCTCGGCTTCGCCGGCATCTGGTGGCTGGTATCGGCCCGCAAGTGGTTCACCGGCCCGAAGGTCCAGGGCTCGGCCGAGGAGCTGGCCGCCATTGAGCACGAACTGGATATCTGA
- a CDS encoding quaternary amine ABC transporter ATP-binding protein, translated as MARLQAEHLYKVFGRSPEEAVRRLQAGAGRGELRDEGTTAAVIDASIEVDEGQIFVVMGLSGSGKSTLLRTLNGLLEPTAGTVRFDGQDLTSLSDKELRKVRSEKISMVFQHFALFPHRSVLENAAYGLEVQGIPRAERTRRATEALELTGLKGWEKSWPDELSGGMQQRVGLARALATNADLLLMDESFSALDPLIRRDMQDQLLELQKSLKKTIVFITHDLNEAMRLGDRIAVMRDGRIVQIGSAEDILLRPANDYVASFIQDVDRSRVLTAGAVMTEVGTVLGATTPDGRTLTTAAEFRAAAPATVGVDTPLAELFAPCSTSTVPVAVTDEHGELTGAVPAERLLAVLGESAERDPVPGVPAQDPAAHATATRLDKQPDQDPAAESSAAAPGDDEPENKVITGA; from the coding sequence GTGGCCAGGCTGCAAGCCGAGCACCTGTACAAGGTGTTCGGCAGAAGTCCCGAGGAAGCGGTCCGCAGGCTCCAGGCCGGTGCCGGCCGCGGGGAACTGCGCGACGAAGGCACCACCGCGGCCGTGATCGACGCCTCGATCGAGGTGGACGAGGGTCAGATCTTCGTCGTCATGGGCCTGTCCGGATCCGGGAAGTCCACACTGCTGCGCACCCTCAACGGACTGCTGGAGCCCACCGCGGGCACCGTGCGGTTCGACGGCCAGGACCTCACCTCGCTCAGCGACAAGGAGTTGCGCAAGGTCCGCTCCGAGAAGATCTCCATGGTCTTCCAGCACTTCGCGCTCTTCCCGCACCGCAGCGTGCTGGAGAACGCCGCCTACGGCCTCGAGGTGCAGGGCATACCGCGCGCCGAGCGCACCCGGCGCGCCACCGAGGCGCTGGAACTCACCGGCCTCAAGGGCTGGGAGAAGTCCTGGCCGGACGAGCTCTCCGGCGGGATGCAGCAGCGCGTGGGCCTGGCCCGGGCGCTGGCCACCAACGCCGATCTGCTGCTGATGGACGAGTCCTTCAGCGCCCTCGACCCGCTGATCCGGCGGGACATGCAGGACCAGCTGCTGGAACTGCAGAAGAGCCTCAAGAAGACCATCGTCTTCATCACCCACGACCTCAACGAGGCGATGCGCCTCGGCGACCGGATCGCGGTGATGCGGGACGGCCGGATCGTCCAGATCGGCAGCGCCGAGGACATCCTCCTGCGGCCCGCCAACGACTATGTGGCGTCCTTCATCCAGGACGTCGACCGCAGCCGGGTGCTCACCGCCGGCGCGGTGATGACCGAGGTCGGCACCGTCCTCGGCGCCACCACTCCTGACGGCCGGACGCTCACCACCGCCGCGGAGTTCCGCGCCGCCGCGCCCGCGACGGTCGGCGTCGACACCCCGCTCGCCGAGCTGTTCGCCCCCTGCTCGACCAGCACCGTGCCGGTCGCCGTGACCGATGAGCACGGTGAGCTGACCGGCGCCGTACCGGCCGAGCGGCTGCTCGCCGTCCTCGGCGAGTCCGCGGAGCGGGACCCGGTCCCCGGTGTCCCCGCCCAGGACCCGGCCGCGCACGCCACGGCGACGCGGCTCGACAAGCAGCCCGACCAGGACCCGGCGGCGGAGAGCTCCGCGGCCGCGCCCGGGGACGACGAGCCCGAGAACAAGGTGATCACCGGTGCCTAG
- a CDS encoding gamma-glutamyl-gamma-aminobutyrate hydrolase family protein: MSKPLIGISTYQQEASWGVWTLPAALVPAGYPRLVQRSGGLPVLLPPGDPAAAAATVARLDAVVIAGGADVAPARYGAEPHPRTGPPSLDRDAWELALIEAALAGGVPLLGICRGLQLLNVARGGTLVQHLDGHAGAPGVFERHDIKPVPGTLLARTLPEPVSVPTYHHQAVDRLGRGLLASAHAEDGTIEALELPDTPGFTLAVQWHPEAGDDTRVMEALVAASTAAAAR, encoded by the coding sequence GTGTCCAAGCCTCTCATCGGCATCAGCACCTACCAGCAGGAAGCCAGCTGGGGGGTCTGGACGCTGCCGGCCGCGCTGGTGCCCGCCGGATATCCGCGGCTGGTGCAGCGCTCGGGCGGGCTCCCCGTGCTGCTGCCGCCGGGCGATCCGGCGGCCGCCGCCGCGACGGTCGCCCGGCTGGACGCGGTGGTGATCGCCGGCGGCGCGGATGTGGCCCCGGCGCGGTACGGCGCGGAGCCGCACCCCCGCACCGGGCCGCCGTCCCTGGACCGGGACGCCTGGGAACTGGCCCTGATCGAGGCCGCGTTGGCGGGCGGGGTACCGCTGCTGGGCATCTGCCGCGGCCTGCAGCTGCTGAACGTGGCGCGGGGCGGCACCCTCGTCCAGCACCTCGACGGCCATGCCGGCGCCCCCGGGGTCTTCGAACGGCACGACATCAAGCCGGTTCCCGGGACGCTGCTGGCCCGCACCCTGCCCGAGCCGGTCTCCGTACCGACGTACCACCACCAGGCCGTGGACCGGCTCGGCCGCGGACTGCTGGCCTCGGCCCACGCGGAGGACGGCACCATCGAAGCGCTGGAGCTGCCGGACACGCCCGGCTTCACGCTGGCGGTGCAGTGGCATCCGGAGGCCGGCGACGACACCCGGGTGATGGAAGCGCTGGTGGCGGCGAGCACGGCGGCCGCGGCGAGGTGA